The Akkermansia muciniphila genome contains a region encoding:
- a CDS encoding GNAT family N-acetyltransferase — MTTRPPNKSTNVRSVLEYVPYFRDKIFAVHVERPLVDSGELVDALLDLDVLQEIGVRPVLIVEGTDASALYEHTRVCEMRSALVEAPLKGGQLVRERVREILGRHQIPVVASGHSGSFDPESVHMAFSLGASKYIALLNDHKVPSRDGHPIAAILESEVAGIKGEVTHRKLLDQAAEACRAGIPRVHLLDGKIRGVLVEELFSEEGVGTMVHTDSYREIRPLKEEDIPELLSMIARSVVDSKLVNRNYEDIAARMDDYYVLTLDDSIVGCVAVYPYPKHRSAELGCLYIKHRHEGRGYGRTLCEFARRKAEEMGMEFIFALSQSAVHYFRDRMHYAEFSRDCLPPERLRALELSGRKSGVFGLRLK; from the coding sequence AAAATCTTTGCCGTACATGTGGAACGCCCCCTGGTAGATTCAGGGGAACTGGTGGACGCGCTGCTGGACCTGGACGTTCTTCAGGAAATAGGCGTCAGGCCCGTGCTGATTGTGGAGGGAACGGACGCCTCCGCACTGTACGAACACACGCGCGTCTGTGAAATGCGTTCCGCCCTAGTGGAAGCGCCATTGAAAGGCGGCCAGCTTGTCCGGGAAAGAGTACGGGAAATCCTGGGGCGCCATCAAATCCCCGTGGTGGCCTCCGGCCATTCCGGCTCCTTTGATCCGGAATCCGTGCATATGGCATTCAGCCTGGGAGCCTCCAAATACATTGCCCTGCTCAACGACCACAAGGTTCCCTCCCGTGACGGCCACCCGATTGCCGCCATTCTGGAATCGGAAGTGGCGGGAATAAAAGGGGAAGTAACCCACCGGAAACTGCTGGACCAGGCGGCGGAAGCCTGCCGCGCCGGAATCCCCCGCGTGCACCTGCTGGATGGAAAAATACGCGGCGTGCTGGTGGAGGAACTCTTCTCTGAAGAAGGCGTGGGCACCATGGTCCACACGGACTCCTACCGGGAAATACGCCCCTTGAAAGAAGAGGACATTCCGGAACTCCTCTCCATGATTGCCCGCTCCGTGGTGGACTCCAAGCTGGTGAACAGGAACTATGAGGACATCGCCGCCAGAATGGATGACTACTACGTGCTGACCCTGGATGACAGCATCGTGGGCTGTGTGGCAGTTTATCCCTACCCGAAGCACCGCAGCGCGGAACTGGGCTGCCTGTACATCAAGCACCGCCATGAGGGCCGCGGCTATGGCCGGACGCTATGCGAATTTGCCAGAAGAAAAGCGGAGGAAATGGGCATGGAATTCATCTTCGCCCTCTCCCAGAGCGCCGTCCACTACTTCCGGGACCGCATGCACTACGCGGAATTCTCCCGCGACTGCCTCCCCCCGGAACGCCTGCGCGCCCTGGAACTCAGCGGTCGCAAATCCGGGGTCTTTGGACTCAGGCTGAAATAA
- a CDS encoding phosphotransferase translates to MNQKQNKFHIVFCDDKDCEHDYFRDLIEDILKKYPNSIDFQAVFFSDMEQMIKDKGNHIDLLILDYWGPDDENQAKRSDDNIPAGMKILNLNSTRRERAIQTVFYSAQIEREVNSFDFDKIRQNYPFVEARIHKTMMPREGQERLKKIIIDKLLASGMIPPNYVINHETYSINKNISNIKKSRLIEIIDQLKLGGNNPPEIKEFGKGGLSGAIILELLPQGSSNGISSTILKLAVNPGRPPTHTLKQEHDRAKQYNDKFPRSLTNNIHNEWYSSSDENVCGFVMAKVDHAITLYDFTTKNNYNLSLLEGILNELFLRERTLKQHYESKICPEEKHNWKRIFEDFDDRLLQIRDSYDELSPLISSIDGYDSAYTQLMHFLKNKTWPIVPFDEVKWPELPLTLCHGDFHAKNILVQGTTDLAPVIIDTGSLGFDHWATDLTRLIVYLFMRGIDAGTKHYYDIQEIDSLAEISKIIIEGNPICLDCIDWNDERKNKNKHVIEAINWIVLHRKEIYAYFYNEYNCEFEFQLSLMKWFLREFYRQASPPNRRVTALLASYQCFEKVKISVESIIQKTEG, encoded by the coding sequence ATGAACCAAAAACAAAATAAATTCCATATCGTATTTTGCGATGATAAAGATTGTGAACATGATTATTTTCGAGATCTTATCGAAGATATACTCAAGAAATATCCTAACAGTATTGATTTTCAAGCTGTGTTCTTTTCTGATATGGAACAAATGATCAAAGATAAAGGAAATCATATTGATCTCCTGATACTTGATTATTGGGGACCTGATGATGAAAATCAGGCAAAAAGGAGTGACGATAATATACCTGCCGGTATGAAAATTTTGAATCTTAACAGTACCAGAAGGGAGCGGGCTATTCAGACTGTTTTTTATAGTGCGCAAATAGAAAGAGAAGTGAACTCTTTCGATTTTGATAAGATAAGGCAGAACTATCCATTTGTTGAAGCTAGAATTCACAAAACAATGATGCCCAGGGAAGGTCAGGAAAGATTGAAAAAGATTATTATAGATAAGTTGTTGGCTTCAGGAATGATTCCTCCTAATTATGTAATTAATCATGAAACATATTCTATTAATAAAAATATTTCCAATATCAAGAAAAGTCGATTGATTGAAATAATTGACCAGTTGAAGCTAGGGGGTAATAACCCTCCGGAGATTAAGGAATTCGGAAAAGGTGGTCTAAGTGGAGCTATTATTCTGGAGTTACTGCCGCAAGGATCTTCAAATGGAATTTCTAGTACAATTCTGAAATTGGCAGTGAACCCAGGCAGGCCGCCTACTCATACGCTCAAGCAGGAACATGACCGAGCGAAACAATATAACGATAAATTTCCTCGTAGCCTAACTAATAATATTCATAATGAATGGTACTCCTCAAGCGACGAAAATGTGTGCGGATTTGTCATGGCGAAAGTTGATCATGCAATAACTTTGTATGACTTTACAACAAAAAATAATTACAATTTATCTCTTCTTGAGGGTATTCTTAATGAGTTATTTCTCAGGGAACGTACATTAAAACAACATTATGAAAGTAAAATTTGTCCTGAAGAAAAACACAATTGGAAAAGGATTTTTGAGGATTTTGACGATCGGCTTTTGCAAATCAGGGATTCTTATGATGAATTGAGCCCCCTTATTTCATCAATTGATGGGTATGATAGTGCGTATACGCAACTAATGCATTTTCTTAAAAATAAGACTTGGCCGATAGTTCCGTTTGATGAGGTAAAATGGCCAGAATTACCATTGACTCTTTGCCACGGAGATTTTCATGCTAAAAATATCCTGGTACAGGGAACGACTGATTTAGCTCCTGTCATTATTGATACAGGATCATTGGGATTTGATCATTGGGCGACTGATTTAACTCGTCTTATTGTCTACCTTTTTATGCGTGGGATAGATGCTGGGACGAAACACTATTATGATATCCAGGAAATTGATTCACTTGCAGAAATCTCTAAGATTATTATTGAAGGCAACCCTATCTGTCTGGATTGTATTGATTGGAATGACGAAAGAAAGAATAAGAATAAGCATGTTATTGAAGCAATAAATTGGATTGTATTGCACAGAAAAGAAATATATGCTTATTTCTACAATGAATATAATTGTGAATTTGAATTTCAGTTATCATTAATGAAATGGTTTTTGCGTGAATTTTATCGCCAGGCTTCACCGCCAAATAGAAGAGTGACGGCGTTATTGGCTTCATATCAATGTTTTGAGAAAGTGAAAATATCGGTTGAAAGTATTATTCAAAAAACGGAAGGTTAG